A DNA window from Acidobacteriota bacterium contains the following coding sequences:
- a CDS encoding zf-TFIIB domain-containing protein has protein sequence MTVEALNCPNCGAGVQSDRPQCEFCKTRLKTVGCPSCFGLMFVGTKFCGHCGAIAAPIEVGLDETSGDCPRCRRDLEPLQIGETELRGCTKCDGLWLDAVTFETICADRERQSAVLGFLDERRAISQPQTKVSYVPCPDCGQLMNRSNFAKASGVIVDICKKHGIWFDADELPAIIEFVQKGGMEIARQRERNELEQERERLRDEQRRLAMQANRTGLSGFLEDPANSGTRTFVRRLFDI, from the coding sequence ATGACCGTTGAAGCTCTAAATTGTCCAAATTGCGGTGCCGGCGTCCAGAGCGATCGGCCGCAGTGCGAGTTTTGCAAAACTCGGCTCAAGACCGTTGGCTGTCCATCGTGTTTTGGGTTGATGTTCGTTGGAACTAAGTTTTGCGGCCATTGTGGAGCGATCGCGGCACCGATCGAGGTCGGTTTAGACGAGACATCGGGCGATTGTCCGCGTTGCCGACGCGATCTTGAACCGCTGCAGATCGGGGAAACGGAGCTTCGTGGGTGTACGAAATGCGACGGGTTGTGGCTGGACGCTGTAACGTTCGAAACTATTTGTGCAGATCGCGAACGTCAATCGGCGGTCCTTGGATTTCTCGACGAACGGCGGGCGATCAGCCAGCCGCAGACAAAGGTAAGCTATGTGCCTTGTCCGGATTGCGGGCAACTGATGAATCGCAGCAATTTCGCAAAAGCGTCGGGAGTTATTGTTGATATTTGTAAAAAACACGGCATTTGGTTCGATGCAGATGAACTTCCGGCGATCATCGAATTTGTTCAGAAAGGCGGAATGGAGATCGCCAGGCAGCGTGAGCGAAACGAGCTTGAGCAGGAACGCGAGAGGCTGCGCGACGAACAGCGGCGACTCGCAATGCAGGCAAATCGCACAGGTCTCAGCGGCTTTCTTGAAGATCCAGCCAACTCAGGAACCAGAACTTTCGTCAGACGGTTGTTCGATATCTAG
- the aroE gene encoding shikimate dehydrogenase translates to MIDGKICVSVCAKTADEMIERIRSAEKFADVVEVRLDCLDGEQLDIFESQISDLKLDKPILATLRAPEQGGNGAAKLDQRISFWNAEAARFWAIDLEEDILNEIRGGSIRIASHHDFAGEPADLNDIFERLAASDFDIIKIAVTAGDITDTIGIWKLIERSRLKGKKMIPIAMGDAGKWTRILGLAHGAFLTYASLDAGGETAPGQVNAEELIGLYRVKQLDRDTKVHGILGDPVSQSLSTFMHNPAFASVGFNGVFIPFLVKDIHEFMRRMVRPETREVELNFGGFSVTMPHKQAIMQHLDTIDPIAARIGAVNTVKVGDDGKLTGYNTDAHGFITPLKAKYGDLLGARVAVFGAGGAARACVYSLKEEGAEVELFVRDVEKALAFADEFEIPINLISNFKPSANIEILVDSTPLGMSGSYEQETLFTADQLKDVKFVYDLVTKPYDTPIIREAKKAGIPAIGGLEMLVAQGAKQFEIWTGKPAPVEQMKQLILARFAELNK, encoded by the coding sequence ATGATCGACGGCAAGATCTGCGTTTCGGTTTGTGCCAAAACCGCGGATGAAATGATCGAGAGAATCAGATCGGCGGAGAAATTTGCGGATGTTGTAGAAGTGCGTTTAGACTGCCTTGATGGCGAACAGCTCGACATTTTTGAATCTCAAATTTCAGATCTGAAACTTGATAAGCCGATCCTCGCAACCCTTCGTGCGCCGGAACAAGGCGGAAACGGGGCAGCAAAGCTAGACCAACGGATTTCGTTTTGGAACGCGGAAGCAGCGAGGTTTTGGGCCATAGATCTCGAGGAAGATATCTTGAACGAGATCAGGGGCGGCTCCATCCGGATCGCGTCGCACCATGATTTTGCAGGTGAGCCTGCAGATCTTAATGATATTTTCGAACGTCTCGCTGCGTCTGATTTCGACATCATTAAGATCGCGGTAACAGCAGGCGATATAACAGACACCATCGGCATCTGGAAACTGATCGAACGGTCCCGCCTTAAAGGCAAGAAGATGATTCCGATCGCGATGGGCGATGCGGGAAAATGGACACGCATTCTCGGTCTCGCACACGGAGCTTTTTTAACCTACGCCTCGCTAGACGCCGGCGGTGAAACTGCTCCCGGGCAAGTGAATGCTGAGGAATTGATAGGACTCTATCGTGTAAAACAGCTCGATCGAGACACAAAAGTGCATGGTATTCTCGGCGATCCGGTTTCACAGTCTCTGTCGACGTTCATGCACAACCCGGCATTTGCTTCGGTCGGGTTTAATGGAGTATTCATTCCGTTCCTCGTGAAAGATATCCACGAGTTCATGCGTCGAATGGTTCGTCCGGAAACACGTGAGGTCGAGCTGAATTTCGGCGGTTTTTCTGTCACGATGCCGCACAAACAAGCGATCATGCAGCACCTTGACACCATTGATCCGATCGCGGCAAGAATCGGGGCGGTCAATACCGTAAAGGTTGGTGACGATGGAAAATTGACTGGTTACAATACTGATGCTCACGGATTTATAACCCCTTTGAAGGCAAAATATGGTGATCTGCTTGGGGCAAGAGTCGCTGTTTTCGGCGCCGGGGGGGCGGCTCGAGCCTGCGTTTATTCGCTTAAGGAAGAAGGGGCTGAGGTTGAGCTTTTTGTCCGAGATGTCGAAAAGGCGCTGGCATTCGCAGATGAATTTGAGATACCGATAAACTTAATTTCAAATTTCAAGCCGAGTGCGAACATCGAAATATTGGTTGATAGCACACCGCTAGGCATGTCAGGCTCATACGAGCAAGAAACCCTATTTACGGCGGACCAGCTGAAAGATGTAAAATTCGTCTACGATCTAGTGACGAAACCATACGATACACCGATCATTCGCGAAGCGAAAAAAGCGGGAATTCCGGCCATCGGCGGGCTGGAGATGCTGGTGGCTCAGGGGGCGAAGCAGTTCGAGATCTGGACAGGAAAGCCCGCTCCTGTAGAACAAATGAAACAACTGATACTTGCCAGATTCGCAGAACTGAATAAATGA
- a CDS encoding ThiF family adenylyltransferase translates to MNERYSRQILFREIGRAGQERLLNSRVLLVGCGALGASHAEMLARAGVGKLRIVDRDFVEFTNLQRQTLFRESDALERIPKAIAAKNRIYEINSEIDVDAVIVDVNYSNIETLIDGCDLVIDGTDNFQVRYLLNDACVKNGVTWIYGAAVSSYGTTMTIIPGKTPCLRCIFDELPDAGSSPTCDTTGVIMPIIATVSATQVAEALKILVGDLESLHGSLMQFDVWANERQRIRLGEPDADCKTCGQRIFEFLDPETQEFSAVLCGRDAVQIAPPKPTLIDLEGLASKLGSLGEVKQNEYLVRFLSNGREMTIFADGRAIVKGTDDISAARALYSRYIGN, encoded by the coding sequence ATGAACGAGCGTTATAGCCGACAAATTTTGTTTCGTGAGATAGGCAGAGCCGGACAGGAACGGCTCTTGAATTCGCGCGTTCTTCTTGTCGGCTGTGGAGCTCTTGGAGCTTCGCATGCTGAAATGCTCGCTCGCGCCGGAGTCGGTAAGTTGCGTATCGTTGACCGCGATTTCGTCGAATTTACTAATCTACAGCGGCAGACTTTGTTCCGAGAAAGCGATGCGCTCGAGCGAATTCCCAAAGCTATTGCTGCAAAAAATCGAATTTACGAGATCAATTCCGAGATCGATGTAGACGCGGTTATCGTCGACGTTAATTATTCGAACATTGAAACGCTGATCGACGGCTGCGATCTGGTCATCGACGGCACGGATAATTTTCAGGTCAGGTATCTGCTCAATGATGCGTGCGTAAAGAATGGCGTGACCTGGATCTACGGTGCCGCGGTTTCTAGCTACGGTACGACCATGACGATAATTCCGGGCAAAACCCCGTGCTTGCGGTGCATTTTTGACGAACTGCCCGATGCGGGTTCGTCACCGACTTGCGACACGACCGGTGTGATAATGCCGATAATTGCAACCGTTTCAGCGACTCAGGTCGCCGAGGCGTTGAAAATATTGGTCGGCGATCTCGAATCGCTGCACGGTTCGCTGATGCAATTTGACGTGTGGGCGAACGAGAGACAGCGAATTAGACTTGGCGAACCGGATGCGGACTGCAAGACGTGCGGTCAGCGAATCTTCGAGTTTCTCGATCCGGAAACGCAGGAATTCTCGGCAGTGTTGTGCGGTAGGGATGCCGTACAGATCGCCCCGCCGAAGCCTACTCTAATCGACCTTGAAGGTCTGGCATCGAAGCTCGGATCATTGGGTGAAGTAAAGCAAAACGAATATTTGGTACGGTTTTTGTCGAACGGTCGCGAGATGACGATTTTTGCGGATGGTAGGGCGATCGTGAAGGGAACTGATGATATTTCCGCCGCACGGGCCTTGTATTCGCGATATATCGGAAACTGA
- a CDS encoding caspase family protein, which yields MKRISVTRFASSIFITLIFLSASSSAKAAEEWNAKRSWAFFVCLVEWKDKETFSSFPKNNRKDTLLRDTLKSRGVPAEQIVYLQDSAAKTAVVEQKFAEFLKKPAPGDWVFVYFEGHGYKTDDGVPYLATYDVNESIKGWKFDTVPDAIEQNFKGSHAIIALDNCYSGAMADAVRRKPRRISYGVLASSLASQLSTSNWTFTESLISAFNGASFVDKDRDGTITFAELGENSKEDMLFGEEQVATIAFTGKFDPQIVLSKAESSTSNRVGERVEAYSVDGWYRGFIVDSKGGKQKVHYYGYETTDDEWVTEDKIRRSKTVQYAKGTTVEVEWKGDWYKATVLAVKGGSHFVTYIGYGKEWDEWVSSKRIRKLNFSDLP from the coding sequence ATGAAAAGAATCTCCGTCACACGTTTCGCATCATCGATCTTTATTACATTGATCTTCCTGTCGGCATCGTCGTCGGCCAAAGCTGCCGAAGAATGGAACGCGAAACGCAGCTGGGCATTCTTTGTCTGCCTCGTCGAGTGGAAAGATAAGGAAACATTCTCGTCGTTCCCCAAGAATAACCGAAAAGATACTTTACTTCGCGACACGCTCAAATCTCGCGGCGTTCCGGCCGAGCAGATCGTCTATTTGCAGGATTCGGCAGCGAAGACTGCAGTTGTCGAACAAAAATTTGCTGAGTTCCTTAAAAAGCCTGCTCCGGGCGATTGGGTCTTTGTATATTTCGAGGGCCACGGTTATAAGACCGACGACGGCGTCCCTTATCTCGCAACCTACGACGTAAATGAGAGTATCAAGGGTTGGAAGTTCGATACGGTACCGGATGCGATCGAGCAGAACTTCAAAGGTTCACACGCGATCATTGCATTAGATAACTGCTACTCAGGAGCCATGGCAGATGCGGTCAGGCGAAAACCGCGAAGGATTTCCTACGGCGTTCTCGCGTCATCGCTCGCGAGCCAACTTTCGACATCCAACTGGACATTCACCGAATCGCTTATTTCTGCATTTAACGGAGCCTCATTTGTAGATAAAGACCGCGACGGTACGATCACGTTCGCCGAACTTGGCGAGAATTCCAAGGAAGATATGCTTTTCGGCGAGGAGCAGGTCGCGACAATTGCATTTACGGGCAAGTTTGATCCGCAGATCGTGCTGAGCAAGGCTGAATCTTCGACTTCGAATCGGGTTGGCGAACGCGTCGAGGCTTACAGCGTTGATGGTTGGTATCGCGGATTTATTGTCGATTCCAAGGGCGGCAAGCAGAAGGTCCATTATTACGGCTACGAAACTACCGACGACGAGTGGGTCACAGAAGACAAGATCCGCCGCTCGAAAACGGTACAATATGCCAAAGGCACGACCGTCGAGGTCGAATGGAAAGGCGATTGGTACAAGGCGACGGTGCTGGCCGTGAAAGGCGGTTCGCATTTTGTGACCTATATCGGTTATGGAAAAGAGTGGGACGAATGGGTTTCTTCTAAGAGGATCAGGAAGCTGAATTTCAGCGATCTGCCATAA
- a CDS encoding prepilin-type N-terminal cleavage/methylation domain-containing protein, translating to MKNLRVRLKDQRGFNLIELMIVIAIIGLLIGVGSIAWQAVIRSGNETTAAQSVENLRKFQAQYASRNKGNFATFDELIAKVSLDEKFKGENPVVNGYVFRMTVVPSSSSVPSSYSINADPQVAEGISATGTRHFYVDSNLSSIKGTDENRPAKADDPSI from the coding sequence ATGAAAAATCTAAGAGTCCGTCTTAAAGATCAACGCGGTTTTAACCTTATTGAGCTTATGATCGTTATCGCGATCATCGGCCTGCTCATCGGTGTCGGCAGCATCGCCTGGCAGGCTGTCATTCGCTCGGGAAATGAGACCACAGCGGCGCAGAGTGTCGAAAATCTCAGAAAGTTTCAAGCCCAATACGCATCGCGAAACAAAGGCAACTTCGCAACATTTGACGAATTGATCGCAAAGGTCAGTCTGGATGAGAAGTTCAAAGGAGAAAATCCAGTTGTAAACGGTTATGTGTTCAGAATGACCGTCGTTCCGTCATCCTCCAGTGTACCTTCTTCGTACTCGATCAATGCCGATCCGCAGGTCGCTGAGGGTATTTCGGCAACCGGAACCCGACATTTCTACGTCGACTCGAATCTCAGCAGCATCAAGGGAACCGACGAAAATCGACCCGCAAAAGCTGACGACCCGAGCATCTAA
- a CDS encoding tryptophan-rich sensory protein yields MEIPANSQDRMRSILLLVATLGTLVFNGLAATGYVNGITPEVISDKYPTVLTPAGYAFSIWSLIYIALIAFSVYQMLPRNLVRFRSVRSLYVISCVLNCSWIYFWHREQIAFCFGLIFALLVTLIVILIQFARSTDQSGPIFTKGAFGIYAGWVTAATLVNFAIMLKYFGVELSPVVGSLLGAAALVVAAAMAAFMRFQLRNYLYPMAVAWAATAIAVKQSGNTVIVIAASICVIFCLVLAASFVMNQKSTTT; encoded by the coding sequence ATGGAAATTCCGGCAAATTCTCAGGATCGAATGCGGTCGATCCTACTTTTGGTCGCGACCCTTGGTACGCTCGTTTTTAACGGCCTTGCCGCGACTGGCTACGTGAATGGTATTACCCCCGAAGTTATTTCGGACAAATACCCCACGGTTCTGACGCCGGCGGGCTATGCTTTTTCGATCTGGTCGCTGATCTACATCGCGCTGATCGCGTTCAGTGTTTATCAGATGTTGCCGCGAAATCTCGTCCGGTTTCGCAGCGTCAGATCGCTGTATGTGATCAGCTGCGTGCTGAATTGTTCGTGGATATATTTTTGGCATCGCGAACAGATCGCTTTTTGTTTCGGGCTTATCTTTGCGTTACTGGTGACATTGATAGTGATCCTGATCCAATTTGCGCGATCGACCGATCAAAGCGGGCCGATATTTACAAAAGGTGCTTTCGGCATTTATGCAGGCTGGGTGACGGCGGCGACACTAGTTAATTTTGCCATCATGTTGAAGTATTTCGGCGTTGAGCTTTCGCCCGTCGTCGGGAGCTTACTCGGAGCGGCGGCTCTCGTGGTTGCGGCGGCGATGGCTGCGTTCATGAGATTTCAGCTTAGAAATTATCTCTATCCAATGGCTGTTGCCTGGGCTGCCACGGCGATCGCGGTCAAGCAGAGCGGCAATACCGTTATCGTCATAGCCGCGTCGATCTGTGTGATCTTCTGTTTGGTCTTAGCGGCGAGTTTTGTCATGAATCAAAAGAGTACGACTACATGA
- a CDS encoding glycoside hydrolase, whose amino-acid sequence MSSSAVSSRRSVVLAALLLLLSVPAFLFAQSVDASLYQSMKWRMIGPFRAGRTVGAVGIPSQPNVFFIGVNNGGVWKTTDAGRTWKPIFDDQPTGSIGDIAIAPSNPNVIYVGSGEGLQRPDLSTGDGMYRSSDGGKTWTHLGLREGQQIAGITVDPKDENRLFVAVLGHPYGPNEERGVYRSTDGGKTFQRVLYKDENTGAFQVEIDPKNSNIIYADMWAGRQGPWENGAWQGKESGLFKSTDGGNTWNKLTKGLPTIEQGLGRIGFTISRSNPTVLYATVDAQAKFAGVYRSNDSGDSWTLLNGDPRLWGRGSDFAEIRVHPKDPETVFVANVASFKSTDGGKTFEGLKGAPGGDDYHRIWINPEQPEIMLFAVDQGATVTVNGGETWSSWYNQPTAQFYHVNTDNSFPYRVCGGQQESGSACVKSRGHTGAIGAWDWETVGVEEYGYVAPDPLDPDIVYGGKLTRFDRRTRHVQNIAPEAVRTGKYRFLRTAPVIFSEVDKKSLFYAGNVIFKTTTGGQSWEVISPDLSREKWDVPENVGIYKTKEMETMPRRGVVYTVAPSYKDLATIWAGTDDGLIHVTRDGGKNWANVTPPELKSWAKVSLIDAGRFDANTAYAAINTFRLDDLRPHIFRTHDGGKTWKEIAKGLPNGGIVNVVREDPIRKGLLYCGTEQAVYFSTDEGDNWQPLRLNMPATSIRDLVVKDDDIVVGTHGRSFWILDDVTPLRQLNAGTKGENAVLFAPQRATRVKRSLHTDTPFPPEEPAGQNPPDGAIINYYLKSPAKSPVVLEITDAAGKLVRRFASDDKPLAVDLKRINPPPYWIRPFEPLKNEAGMQRFTWDLLYPNPPADSYDLPISAIYKDTPWTPQGPAVLPGVYTVKLTVDGKSFTQKLNVRMDPRVTTSTAGLRQQFDLSIQAYEGIIRARNLTAEVTKRIADLERTQPTSSELAKLRAMIGGGQQRVGGAGEPVPVDDFPLGRLAGAFTQLLDLLQDADVAPSTQAVAAAKDLQAALAKAEAARTAASAGGR is encoded by the coding sequence ATGTCAAGTTCGGCCGTCTCGTCTCGCCGCAGCGTGGTTTTAGCTGCATTACTACTATTGCTCTCAGTTCCTGCATTTTTGTTCGCACAATCCGTTGACGCTTCGCTCTATCAGAGTATGAAATGGCGAATGATCGGGCCGTTTCGAGCCGGCCGAACCGTCGGTGCCGTCGGCATTCCGTCTCAGCCAAATGTCTTTTTTATCGGCGTAAATAACGGCGGCGTATGGAAAACGACCGACGCCGGACGCACGTGGAAACCGATATTCGATGACCAGCCGACCGGTTCGATCGGAGACATCGCGATCGCTCCGTCAAATCCAAATGTGATCTACGTCGGCAGCGGCGAGGGCCTGCAGCGCCCCGACCTTTCGACCGGCGACGGCATGTACCGATCAAGCGACGGCGGCAAAACGTGGACGCATCTCGGGCTTCGCGAAGGCCAGCAGATCGCCGGCATTACGGTTGATCCAAAGGACGAGAACCGCCTCTTCGTCGCTGTCCTCGGCCATCCTTACGGGCCGAATGAAGAACGCGGCGTTTACCGCTCGACCGACGGCGGCAAGACATTTCAGCGTGTTCTCTACAAAGACGAAAATACGGGAGCATTTCAGGTCGAGATCGATCCAAAGAACTCAAACATCATCTATGCAGACATGTGGGCCGGACGCCAGGGACCGTGGGAAAACGGAGCCTGGCAGGGCAAGGAAAGCGGCCTGTTCAAGTCAACCGACGGTGGAAATACGTGGAATAAACTCACGAAAGGCCTGCCCACGATCGAGCAAGGCCTCGGCCGTATCGGCTTTACGATCTCGCGTTCGAATCCGACGGTTCTTTACGCCACGGTCGATGCTCAGGCGAAGTTTGCCGGAGTTTATCGCTCAAATGATTCCGGCGATAGCTGGACGTTGTTGAATGGCGACCCACGTTTGTGGGGCCGCGGGAGCGATTTTGCCGAGATCCGTGTCCATCCGAAAGACCCTGAAACTGTATTCGTCGCGAATGTTGCGTCCTTCAAATCAACGGACGGCGGTAAGACATTCGAGGGGCTGAAAGGAGCTCCTGGAGGCGACGATTATCACCGCATCTGGATCAATCCCGAGCAACCTGAGATCATGCTCTTCGCGGTCGATCAGGGGGCAACGGTCACTGTCAACGGCGGCGAAACCTGGTCGAGTTGGTACAATCAGCCGACCGCTCAGTTCTACCATGTGAATACAGACAATTCGTTTCCCTACCGCGTTTGCGGGGGACAGCAGGAAAGCGGCTCGGCGTGCGTGAAGTCTCGAGGCCACACAGGCGCGATCGGAGCATGGGACTGGGAAACCGTCGGCGTCGAGGAATATGGCTACGTCGCGCCCGACCCACTCGACCCCGACATCGTTTATGGAGGCAAACTTACACGGTTCGACCGCCGTACGCGGCACGTTCAAAACATCGCTCCCGAGGCTGTACGGACCGGGAAATACCGCTTCCTGCGAACGGCGCCGGTCATTTTTTCAGAGGTTGACAAGAAAAGTCTTTTCTACGCTGGGAACGTGATCTTCAAGACCACGACCGGTGGGCAGAGTTGGGAAGTGATCAGCCCTGATCTTTCGCGTGAGAAGTGGGATGTGCCTGAAAACGTCGGCATTTATAAAACAAAAGAGATGGAAACGATGCCGCGGCGAGGCGTTGTTTACACGGTCGCTCCATCATACAAGGACCTCGCCACGATCTGGGCCGGGACCGATGACGGCTTGATCCACGTCACCCGCGATGGCGGCAAGAATTGGGCAAATGTCACTCCGCCCGAACTTAAATCATGGGCAAAGGTCTCGCTCATCGACGCCGGGCGATTTGACGCCAATACAGCGTACGCGGCGATCAATACGTTCCGTCTCGACGACCTACGGCCTCACATTTTCCGCACGCATGATGGCGGTAAAACCTGGAAAGAGATCGCCAAAGGCCTGCCGAATGGCGGCATTGTTAACGTGGTTCGCGAAGACCCGATCCGCAAAGGATTACTCTACTGCGGTACCGAACAGGCAGTCTATTTCTCGACCGACGAAGGCGACAACTGGCAGCCGCTGCGTCTCAACATGCCCGCAACCTCGATCCGGGATCTGGTTGTAAAGGACGATGATATCGTCGTCGGAACGCACGGACGTTCATTCTGGATCCTCGATGATGTAACACCGCTCCGTCAACTAAATGCCGGCACAAAAGGCGAGAACGCGGTACTTTTTGCTCCACAGAGGGCAACCCGCGTGAAACGCAGCCTGCACACCGACACGCCGTTCCCTCCCGAGGAACCGGCCGGCCAGAATCCGCCGGACGGAGCGATCATCAATTACTATTTGAAGTCACCAGCCAAATCCCCGGTGGTTTTGGAGATAACCGATGCCGCGGGCAAACTCGTCCGCCGCTTTGCCAGCGATGACAAACCGCTTGCCGTTGACCTGAAAAGAATCAATCCGCCGCCGTATTGGATCCGCCCGTTCGAACCGCTCAAGAACGAAGCGGGAATGCAGAGGTTCACGTGGGACCTGCTATATCCAAATCCGCCTGCCGACAGCTACGACCTGCCGATCTCGGCGATATACAAGGACACTCCATGGACGCCGCAGGGCCCAGCAGTTCTCCCCGGCGTTTACACGGTCAAGCTAACTGTCGACGGCAAAAGCTTTACCCAGAAGTTGAATGTCCGCATGGACCCGCGTGTGACAACCTCAACTGCGGGGCTTAGGCAGCAGTTCGATCTCTCGATCCAGGCTTATGAGGGAATTATCCGCGCGAGGAACCTTACGGCTGAAGTAACAAAGCGGATCGCCGATCTCGAAAGAACGCAGCCGACGAGCTCTGAACTTGCGAAGTTGAGGGCCATGATCGGAGGCGGCCAACAGCGAGTCGGCGGTGCCGGAGAGCCCGTGCCGGTGGATGACTTTCCACTTGGCAGGCTTGCGGGTGCCTTCACTCAACTCCTCGACCTGTTGCAGGACGCCGACGTAGCACCGAGCACGCAGGCAGTGGCCGCGGCAAAAGACCTTCAGGCCGCATTGGCAAAGGCCGAAGCTGCCCGAACGGCAGCCTCGGCCGGTGGACGCTAA
- a CDS encoding MoxR family ATPase: MRDWIVTEITQAGEGVALDFDPAAKVARLQATIENVIRGKSETVKFALIALLGKGHLLIEDVPGIGKTTLANSLARALELSFQRIQFTSDLLPSDVIGLSMFNQRSGEFDWKPGPIFSNIVLADEINRATPKTQSALLEAMAEEQVTVEGFTRRLPAPFIVIATQNPSEHHGTYPLPESQLDRFMLRLHIGYPSIADERQLLRDREGRDPLNVIESVMSRDELLKLQELVGRVRFDDALIDYLLQIVDHTRKAESLELGVSPRGTLALFRSAQALAVIEGRDYCIADDIKRLVVPCFAHRVIVNSRINTVRSRTREAEAILQEILQKVSVPI, encoded by the coding sequence ATGAGAGATTGGATCGTAACAGAAATAACACAAGCGGGTGAGGGCGTTGCTCTCGATTTCGATCCGGCGGCTAAGGTCGCCAGGCTCCAGGCGACGATCGAGAATGTCATTCGCGGTAAATCCGAGACCGTGAAATTCGCTTTGATCGCTCTGCTCGGCAAGGGCCATCTGCTGATCGAGGACGTTCCGGGGATCGGGAAAACAACGCTCGCTAATTCGCTCGCCCGGGCTCTCGAACTTTCATTTCAACGAATTCAGTTCACGTCGGACCTGCTTCCGTCGGATGTCATCGGGCTTTCGATGTTCAATCAACGGAGCGGCGAATTTGACTGGAAGCCCGGGCCGATTTTTTCAAACATCGTCCTCGCGGACGAGATAAACCGCGCGACGCCTAAAACCCAATCCGCTTTGCTCGAAGCGATGGCGGAGGAACAGGTCACGGTCGAGGGATTCACGCGGCGTCTTCCGGCTCCGTTCATCGTAATTGCAACGCAAAACCCGTCCGAACATCACGGCACCTATCCGCTGCCTGAATCGCAGCTCGACCGCTTTATGCTGCGGCTGCACATCGGTTATCCGAGCATTGCGGACGAGCGGCAGCTGCTTCGCGACCGCGAGGGCCGCGATCCGCTGAACGTCATCGAATCGGTAATGTCACGTGACGAGCTTCTGAAACTTCAGGAACTAGTCGGCCGCGTCCGGTTTGACGATGCTCTGATCGATTATTTATTGCAGATCGTCGATCACACGCGAAAGGCGGAATCGCTGGAACTCGGCGTCAGCCCGCGCGGCACGCTCGCCCTTTTCCGCTCAGCTCAGGCCCTCGCCGTTATCGAGGGTCGCGATTACTGTATCGCCGATGACATCAAACGGCTTGTAGTTCCCTGCTTCGCTCACCGCGTAATAGTAAATTCGCGTATAAACACCGTCCGCAGCCGAACCCGTGAAGCGGAGGCGATCCTGCAGGAAATATTGCAAAAGGTAAGCGTGCCGATCTGA